The DNA region CATCAAAAAGAATTAAATTCGTTTTGCTCGGATAAAAAGAGAAGTCAATccaataatttttgtttaacttatTCTTAATAGTCTTCCGGATCAACTTCATCATCAAAGAATCTCGCCGCCTGCAACTGTTTTCTTATGGCTCCCACTTGGGTTAAGATTTTAGGCGATGATGTTGAAACGGTGAACTTTTGCACGGCAGGCACCTGtgaaaacaatacaaaaatGGTAAGAATGTTGTGTAATTGatcttataatattatttgtaaAATCTACATACCTCCCAGcgcttttttaaattgtcaaTCTTGCGCTGGCCATTTTCAGCCAAGGGTGCACCCGTCTCCTGTCGCGTCATTTTGGGCATCTCGCGAAGCAGAGGCATTGAGAGATTGTGGCCAGCCGCCTCCCTGAGCACAACATCCCTTCTGGCCAACGACTGTGGCGTCGTTTGAGTGCCCCGATGACGGGACTCGCTCTTGCTCCGCTGCAACTCCATCTGCTGCACCTTCTGGCGCTGTTTGGTGGCCAGATCGCCGTAATTCTTGAGGTAGCGGGACAACCGCTGATCCGTTTGACGACGCAGTCGCTCCACAGCCTGCTCATCGGCGCTATCTACCTCGAGACTGGTGTTGGCACTCCCCGAGGTCGTTGCCAGCTGTTCGAGGACAGACGGCTTCACGGGCGTAGCCTTATAGTCGGCATGGAAAACCGAGTTGCGCGCTATGTTAACGGAGTACGGAGGCGACACATCGGATAGACCGGCCGTGGAATCTTTAGCTGGTGGTACAGAATAGTTTAGTTCCAGAACTGTAAAAGCGTCGTTTGAAGGCGGCTCCCTGGTGGTTTCCTTGTCATTAACATGCGTGCGTTCCGTGTCCCTGCCGCAGGCAACTTCCTCAAGGCAAAACGAGCACAGATTGCGGCGACAGTTCATGCAGACATTTCGCTCCCGCTGGCACGCCCGGCAGACATCGCTTTTGGCCAGGCACTGGGTGCACATGGCATACAGTCGCTCGCATTTGTGGCACACCAGGGCGTAGCTGCTCTGGCAGTTATGGTTAGGTTCCTCCTCCCGATCTTCAGCCCGGTCCTCCTTCTCCTCCTTTCCCTCCTCTGAATCTTCTTCACGTTTTTCTCCATTTTCTCCATTCCGCTTGGTCTCCTTTTGCTTAAGTTTTACAGCCAATTTCCGCTGGCATCGCAGACAGCAGCTCTCGTAGCTCTTGAGGGGCTCATCGCAGAGCGGACAAATTTTATCGCAGAGATGGAAGCACTCGCGCTCGATCTTGGCCATTTGGGGCACCTCAAAGTCCAGTTCAACGGCCGGCGGCAAGGGCTGACCACGTCTGTACTCGTGATGAGCCGAGTTGCTGAAGTATTTGTACACCCGGTTGGCGTTGCTTTCTGTGCTGATATTACTGGCGTTGTAGGGTTTGCCTTTAATGCGCGATGTCCTGGGCGTGTCGGCTAGATTGTTGGTCTCCTTGGCTTGCAGCAACTGGGCATCCTGTTCCAGCTTGGCCAACAACTGTTCGCGCATCAAGCGGTTCTGTTCCGAGTCGATGCGAGCCTGTCGGGAAAGTGAACGATAGTAAGAGAAAAACAATTACGAAAACAAAGCTACAGTGCAATTAAGTAACATTAGATGAGGACAAACAAAATCAGAGACCCTAATTCTGCTATTAATTACAATTAATTTTCCATGTCGAGTCATTTATTTTCGGTGCAAAAGATTGTGAATCTAATGGTAACACCAATCAATGACAATTACGTTTAATCGAATTTTCGGATATGTAATTGCAGTCTTGTTATATAAATAGACTCAAGGTACTACAGAAGGCTAGTTCACCCTGATCaacaaaaccctaaaacttcATAAATCATATAATCATTTCCAGtaatttgttattaaaaatacagTCTTTAAAATTTGGGAATATATGATTGACAGTTAAATTTAATctggttttttatttaataatacatttattgtATTCTCGAACTATTGAACTATTAATTATTGAATTACTATGAAAACATGCTCTGAAAAAACTTTATCCTTATCCAAATTTCTTTTACAGTGtgcttaaaatttataaaaggaTTCCCTACCCTTTCAGCTCGCAGACGCTCCTTTTCCAACTGCTCTTCCAACTGTATTGTCTTCAACTGAGCCTCCAGTCGCCTATTGGTAAATATTGTTTCGTTATatgcaaaaatatatattcatcTAATGGATTACCTGGTTAATGCCTCCTCCTGACGGCGCTCTTTTTCCCTTATCAATTCTATGGAGCGACGTTTTTCATCGATTTGCTGCATTAAATCCCGCTGGTAGTCCTTTTTGCGAGCTGTTTCCAGCTCGGCACTCCGCAGATTGCGCTCCATAATACCATCCCCTGTTACAATATTGGAGAGCTCCACATGTCCCAGATCGTGCAGGAGTTTTTGACGCGTTGTGCCGGGCCGAATCTTGGGCGGCACATAGTTGGGATTACTATTTACAATTAACTCTAAGTCAGTCTTATCCGTTGTGCTATGGTTAGAGGTGCTGGTGCTAGATTGGCTGGAGCGGTTTTGGGCCGGAACCGCAGGGGGTTGGGATGTCTTCCTCACTTGTCCCTGTCGCGGATGCTTAGTGACCGGCGGATGGAGCATCTGCAAGAGTATACGAACAAATGAAACATTTATTGCAAGCTCGTAAATCTTACACTGCTTAGCGTTAAGAATGTTCGCAcataatcaaaacaatttttatggtAATATCGAAACGCTCACCTGGTGCTTGAGAAAGTTCTGCTGGTTCTCGCGCTGTCGCTCACGCAAATAATTCTGCCGCTTCTGATTTTCATTGTTAAAGCCGGGAAAGTACGAATAAAATGTATCCGTAACCCATTGCTCCATATCATCCTGTGTGCGAGAGAGAAAACGAATGTTAGTGGCTTGCCGTTCTAACTTGGTAGTGTTTCTTTAAGGGGGGTAAGTATATAGTCCTTATCGGGCCCTTTATTTTTCTAATTCCCCGCGTTTCGTTCGGCGACACTAACCACCAGCAAGAAgcttgtatacatttttatatgtGGCGAGGGCCACAAATGACTCCGGCTCCGTTCTTCGTCTGGTTTTTGGGTCAGCAGCACCGGCACTTCAGCAGGAGCTGCTCCAGCGAACACTCCACAATGCCTACTGCCATTTTTGCACATAATTTTTATGCCGTTGACGGCGCAAATCGCGTGCACCGATGGCATCaacaaaattatatataatccAAACAACAAACTGGTGACAAGGGGTCGGCTTAGCTAATACCTAGCCCTGTACTCCATTAATTACTCTGTGTTTATATTATAACAACAGTATGCCTAAACAATCGGAGTGACCTAATAGGTATTCCCGtacaaatatttgtaaaacACTACGTTAGATTCATATAGCTCTTGGACTTTTCTAaagtatatttaataaatatttaaatcgatTTTTGAAGGAACGACGACCTATTTCAATCTATAATAACAAAATTCTTAGGTAAATCCTCTTTATTCTTCATCATCCTTAAGCCACACATGCCTATTTCCTTAAAGggtaacaaaaataataacataaAGGACGAGACTCTTCGTAAAACGACTGGAGGTGCCTTCAGCACTCGGCTGAGTCCTTTTTCCACGCCAGTTTATCAACAAGGCCCAGCTGTTTCAGCCTACTGGTGTTCCTCCAGTCGAAAGGGAACCCCTGCACTTCAATTTATTAGCTGCATGCATTACGCTTCACTCGCTATTAGCCCTGATGATGTGCGCCTTAATTAAAGTACGTTTTAACGTTTTCATCATTTCAGGTGAGTGCCTGAATAGACCGTGGATATCCGAGTAACGTTTCTGCTGTGCATAATTAAGAGCAATTTAAGCATGTGATAGTTAATAGGTGGCACAGCTAAATGCTTGCAATGAAAGGTGAAAAGCCAGAGCTATCCAGTAATTCAGGTCAAGGAAATAATCAAAGGCAAGGAGGGATCTGAATTATGGGGTCACGTAGTTCATCTCAGGTGAGGGAAAAGGTGACCAGTCTGGGTTCCGTTTTTTACTGTGCTATTAACCAAAGCCAAAAGCTTAAAAACAGTGGGATGTAATACAAAATTGGCatagtaaatatttaataaatagttttaaacttaaattaaGTCTATAGGACTATGGGTTTATTAAAAGCAAccttttcaaaattttttagttattaaaatatttttataatactttTAGTAACctattttaaacttaaataacCCACTGTGGTTCAGTCGCTTTAACGACTCTGTTTACTACGCCCATTCATCCGCTTTGATTGCGTGTCGCATTGAAATTGGGTTAACTAACTGCCAGCTAGTTTGTGTACGAAAAGTGCGAAAACTAATGAAAATGCGAGTGAAAGCTGAACGGAATATTGGATGCCTTTGTTGTCGCCACGCCTCGCTGGAAGTTCAAGGGCAGTCAAAGGAATTTAAAGTGAGGGCGATGGACCTCTATTGAAAGTACAAGTATTGTTAGTGCTTCGACAGTCAGACGACCTCAATTTACCCTAAACAACGTCATAGCGATTAGTCCGGCCATCCTTAACAAGCATTTTAATTACCAGTTGTCTGCCCACGGCCTTGTGCAGGTCATGACTTTCATTCACATTACATTTGTAAAACTCTATTCGAGTTCGAGTTTCCGTGCTTAGTTTTAGTTTCAATAGCTAACGATGTATGTGCATTATATACACAAAAATAGCATGTGtccaaaatatatacataggtgaaaagttttataaaatatagcTTGACCaacagtttttaaatttatagtaAAGAAAGGAGCTTCAATATCCATTATCATTAGCAATTTATGGGAACCATCGCAGGGCGGAGTTGACAGATGGGCGGGTCCGGCACATGTGGATTGTTCACTTTCACACCAATAATCATTAAATGAGAAAGTGAGTCGACAAAACGGATAGTCCATTCACATTATTTAGGAACATTTTAGTTCAAAATGTAGTTTTACTGTAAATCAAACGGAATGGTTTCCTTGATAAA from Drosophila subpulchrella strain 33 F10 #4 breed RU33 chromosome 2L, RU_Dsub_v1.1 Primary Assembly, whole genome shotgun sequence includes:
- the LOC119548266 gene encoding uncharacterized protein LOC119548266 isoform X1, whose translation is MDLQQFLSLERQQLQKDRQRLATQNPCPAALLKCPDFKVQCRRAKEFKESTESNEPGTQSSSLATGVQNEELHLDFQLVGEGEGNEELPEEEVVPSNPSKSTKEFANQRQLLVGSARQYKSPDASVRRSLENERPLSENRFPIRRSDDMEQWVTDTFYSYFPGFNNENQKRQNYLRERQRENQQNFLKHQMLHPPVTKHPRQGQVRKTSQPPAVPAQNRSSQSSTSTSNHSTTDKTDLELIVNSNPNYVPPKIRPGTTRQKLLHDLGHVELSNIVTGDGIMERNLRSAELETARKKDYQRDLMQQIDEKRRSIELIREKERRQEEALTRRLEAQLKTIQLEEQLEKERLRAERARIDSEQNRLMREQLLAKLEQDAQLLQAKETNNLADTPRTSRIKGKPYNASNISTESNANRVYKYFSNSAHHEYRRGQPLPPAVELDFEVPQMAKIERECFHLCDKICPLCDEPLKSYESCCLRCQRKLAVKLKQKETKRNGENGEKREEDSEEGKEEKEDRAEDREEEPNHNCQSSYALVCHKCERLYAMCTQCLAKSDVCRACQRERNVCMNCRRNLCSFCLEEVACGRDTERTHVNDKETTREPPSNDAFTVLELNYSVPPAKDSTAGLSDVSPPYSVNIARNSVFHADYKATPVKPSVLEQLATTSGSANTSLEVDSADEQAVERLRRQTDQRLSRYLKNYGDLATKQRQKVQQMELQRSKSESRHRGTQTTPQSLARRDVVLREAAGHNLSMPLLREMPKMTRQETGAPLAENGQRKIDNLKKRWEVPAVQKFTVSTSSPKILTQVGAIRKQLQAARFFDDEVDPEDY
- the LOC119548266 gene encoding uncharacterized protein LOC119548266 isoform X2, translated to MEQWVTDTFYSYFPGFNNENQKRQNYLRERQRENQQNFLKHQMLHPPVTKHPRQGQVRKTSQPPAVPAQNRSSQSSTSTSNHSTTDKTDLELIVNSNPNYVPPKIRPGTTRQKLLHDLGHVELSNIVTGDGIMERNLRSAELETARKKDYQRDLMQQIDEKRRSIELIREKERRQEEALTRRLEAQLKTIQLEEQLEKERLRAERARIDSEQNRLMREQLLAKLEQDAQLLQAKETNNLADTPRTSRIKGKPYNASNISTESNANRVYKYFSNSAHHEYRRGQPLPPAVELDFEVPQMAKIERECFHLCDKICPLCDEPLKSYESCCLRCQRKLAVKLKQKETKRNGENGEKREEDSEEGKEEKEDRAEDREEEPNHNCQSSYALVCHKCERLYAMCTQCLAKSDVCRACQRERNVCMNCRRNLCSFCLEEVACGRDTERTHVNDKETTREPPSNDAFTVLELNYSVPPAKDSTAGLSDVSPPYSVNIARNSVFHADYKATPVKPSVLEQLATTSGSANTSLEVDSADEQAVERLRRQTDQRLSRYLKNYGDLATKQRQKVQQMELQRSKSESRHRGTQTTPQSLARRDVVLREAAGHNLSMPLLREMPKMTRQETGAPLAENGQRKIDNLKKRWEVPAVQKFTVSTSSPKILTQVGAIRKQLQAARFFDDEVDPEDY